A genomic segment from Minwuia thermotolerans encodes:
- a CDS encoding integrase core domain-containing protein yields STILDDYSRYIVAWKLCTTMKAGDVTDTLELALEASGCDTATVGHRPRLLSDNGSSYISHDLADWLGERSMEHVRGAPNHPQTQGKIERWHQTLKNRILLENYYLPGALEQAVEAFVEHYNHRRYHESIGNLTPADVYLGRGQDTLRERRKIKEQTLKQRRLLNQRQAA; encoded by the coding sequence TGAGCACGATCCTCGACGACTACAGCCGCTACATCGTCGCCTGGAAACTCTGCACCACGATGAAAGCCGGCGATGTCACAGACACGCTTGAGCTGGCGCTCGAGGCGTCGGGCTGTGATACGGCAACCGTTGGACACCGACCACGGCTGCTCAGCGACAACGGCTCGTCGTACATCTCCCACGACCTGGCGGACTGGCTCGGCGAGCGCAGCATGGAACATGTCCGTGGCGCCCCGAACCACCCGCAGACCCAGGGCAAGATCGAGCGCTGGCACCAGACCCTCAAGAACCGCATCCTGCTCGAGAACTACTATCTGCCGGGTGCCCTCGAGCAGGCCGTCGAAGCCTTCGTCGAGCATTACAACCACCGCCGATACCACGAGAGCATCGGCAATCTCACCCCGGCCGACGTCTATCTCGGGCGCGGCCAGGACACGCTCCGGGAAAGGAGGAAGATCAAGGAGCAGACCCTGAAACAGCGCCGCTTGCTCAACCAGAGACAGGCCGCGTAG